The genomic window GTCCTCTGTCCATGGACGCAAGCCTGCATAGGAACGGATAACCATCATATCCGCCATTTTCGGATAAAAGCGGATCGCACGATTGGCAATGCATTTAAGAATTTCATTATTTACTTTTAAATTGAATCCGGCGAACTCCCTGCTGCTGCCAATAAGGAAGTTTTGGCTCTCTGTTGGTTCAAAGACAAGTGCCACCCCATATTTTTCTGTTAAAGGGTCAACCCGGCGCTGTCCGCCAAATTTAGAAATTAAGTAACCAAACTCCATGACCTTTCGGGAACCTACGTGCTCCTGCCTTGATGCCACAATAATATGCCCTTTTCTCGGCTCAATCGGAATACGAAGATCAAGCATTTCTCCCAACTTTGGAGCCCATATCCCAGCTGCATTGACAACATGATTAGCGGTAAAAGTGCCATTTGTTGTTTCCACAGTGAAAGTTCCGTTTGCTTCTTTTTTCATTGATTTCACTTCTGTTTGCTTATAGGCTTTGGCCCCTAATTTCTTTGCTGCGTCTAGCAGAGAAAAAGCGAGCATATAAGGGTTAACTGTGGAATCAGTAGCACATTCTAAACCTCCTAATAAATCATCTGCAAAAAACTTGGAGTCCTGGCGAATATCCTGGCGGTCAAGCATACGGAATGGCAGACCAGCCTCTTTTTGGCTGTTAACCCATTTCTGTGCCGCCTCCATTTCCTCCTCAGACTCGCAAACAAGAATGCTACCTGGTGCACGGTATTCAAATTTATGCTCTAATTCTCTGCTTAACTCATCAACTAACTTCTGGCTGACTAAAGACATTTGACTGTCAAAACCTGGATCTTTATCAATGGCAAGGATGTTCCCGTCACATCTTGATGAAGTTCCACTGACGAATTCTCCTTTTTCAAGAATCGTTACGTCTTTTCCAGATTTAGAAGTATAATAGGCAATGGAGCAGCCAATAATTCCGCCGCCAATTACCAACACATCAGAATGTTTCACATACCCAATCTCCCTTCGCTTAGTTGCCTTTCCTTTTCTAATGCAAGTAACGTGCCAAAAAGCCGTTTTTAACAAAATCGACAATCTCTGCTCATTTTTATAAAATTCAGTATCAACATATTTAGAATTTCAAAAAAATTTGATAAAGTAATGTATAATATCTTTTACAGTGTTTATATTTTTTTACACGTTTGGAGGGGAAGTTGTGTTTTCAATACCGCCGATAAAAAAAATGATCGAAAATAATTTAATTAAATTAATAGTTGGCGAAAATATTATTGAAAGAGCTGGTGAGTATTTTGTTGATGAAGCCCGCAGTACGGCAGTCAGTATCAATGATTCATTTGAAGCTTTATTACCAGCCGATTCTCAAGTATCAACAGTTGTTGTTCTAGATTCAGATAAACAGCCAATTGGCTATATAACTGCAGCCGAAATTATTTATTTCCTCAATAATTCTTATAATCAACTAAAAGCTTTCTATGAAACTGTTACGAGAACAATGGAT from Bacillus sp. DTU_2020_1000418_1_SI_GHA_SEK_038 includes these protein-coding regions:
- a CDS encoding FAD-dependent oxidoreductase, whose translation is MKHSDVLVIGGGIIGCSIAYYTSKSGKDVTILEKGEFVSGTSSRCDGNILAIDKDPGFDSQMSLVSQKLVDELSRELEHKFEYRAPGSILVCESEEEMEAAQKWVNSQKEAGLPFRMLDRQDIRQDSKFFADDLLGGLECATDSTVNPYMLAFSLLDAAKKLGAKAYKQTEVKSMKKEANGTFTVETTNGTFTANHVVNAAGIWAPKLGEMLDLRIPIEPRKGHIIVASRQEHVGSRKVMEFGYLISKFGGQRRVDPLTEKYGVALVFEPTESQNFLIGSSREFAGFNLKVNNEILKCIANRAIRFYPKMADMMVIRSYAGLRPWTEDHLPIVSKVEHIPNYYIAAGHEGDGISLSAVTGKVIEELINNKETCIPVEPLSYHRFNSIQHSSPVL